A genomic window from Blastococcus saxobsidens DD2 includes:
- a CDS encoding NADP-dependent oxidoreductase: MRGIAYDRFGGVDVLQLRDDLPDPPVGPDTVLVRTRAAGVNPVDIGIREGALAGFFPHHFPIVPGWDLAGVVEAVGPAVVDFAPGDEVFGYLRRDDVQWGTAAELVPAPQRCVAHKPGSLSFAEAGAVPLAGLTAYQALTEALAVGEGDRVLVHRAAGGVGFFAVQIAVALGAQVIGTASPRNHGFLTDAGCAEVLDYNAGPISGQLSEKVDAVLDLNGGNSLADAPAQVRDVSRIASVVDPSVNGMGGRYVFVRPERHDLEELARMADAGQLRVAIAKAFPLAQTAQAHELVAGGHVRGKVVVTVP; the protein is encoded by the coding sequence GTGAGAGGCATCGCCTACGACCGGTTCGGCGGCGTCGACGTGCTCCAGTTGCGCGACGACCTGCCCGACCCCCCGGTCGGCCCGGACACCGTGCTCGTCCGCACGCGCGCGGCGGGCGTCAACCCGGTGGACATCGGCATCCGCGAGGGGGCCCTGGCCGGGTTCTTCCCGCACCACTTCCCGATCGTCCCGGGCTGGGACCTCGCCGGGGTCGTCGAGGCCGTCGGCCCCGCCGTCGTCGACTTCGCCCCGGGCGACGAGGTGTTCGGCTACCTGCGGCGCGACGACGTGCAGTGGGGGACGGCGGCCGAGCTGGTGCCCGCCCCGCAGCGGTGCGTCGCGCACAAGCCCGGTTCGCTGTCGTTCGCCGAGGCCGGCGCGGTGCCGCTGGCCGGGCTCACCGCTTACCAGGCGCTCACCGAGGCGCTCGCCGTGGGGGAGGGCGACCGCGTGCTGGTGCACCGGGCGGCGGGTGGCGTCGGGTTCTTCGCCGTGCAGATCGCCGTCGCGCTCGGTGCGCAGGTCATCGGCACCGCCAGCCCGCGCAACCACGGCTTCCTGACCGACGCCGGGTGCGCCGAGGTGCTGGACTACAACGCCGGCCCGATCAGCGGACAGCTGTCGGAGAAGGTGGACGCCGTCCTCGACCTCAACGGTGGGAACTCGCTGGCCGACGCCCCGGCGCAGGTACGCGACGTCTCGCGCATCGCCAGCGTGGTCGACCCGTCGGTCAACGGCATGGGCGGTCGGTACGTCTTCGTGCGGCCCGAGCGGCACGACCTGGAGGAGCTGGCCCGCATGGCTGACGCCGGTCAGCTGCGGGTGGCGATCGCCAAGGCGTTCCCGCTGGCGCAGACGGCCCAGGCGCACGAACTGGTGGCCGGCGGGCACGTCCGCGGCAAGGTCGTCGTCACGGTCCCGTGA
- the ftsE gene encoding cell division ATP-binding protein FtsE, giving the protein MIELQHVTKLYPASGRPALDDVSTEIDKGEFVFLIGSSGSGKSTFLRLLLKEDDPTSGTVSVNGKTLNSMSKWQVPKLRRTMGCVFQDFRLLRNRTVAQNVAFALEVINKPHRTIKRVVPEVLEMVGLEGKANRLPGELSGGEQQRVAIARAFVNRPLVLLADEPTGNLDPETSEGIMLLLERINRTGTTVIMATHDYHIVDSMRRRVIELNGGVLTRDQSRGVYGVGR; this is encoded by the coding sequence GTGATCGAATTGCAACACGTCACCAAGCTCTATCCGGCAAGTGGCCGGCCGGCCCTCGACGACGTGTCCACGGAGATCGACAAGGGCGAGTTCGTCTTCCTCATCGGCTCCTCCGGTTCGGGCAAGTCGACGTTCCTGCGGCTGCTGCTGAAGGAGGACGACCCGACGTCGGGCACGGTCAGCGTGAACGGCAAGACGCTCAACAGCATGAGCAAGTGGCAGGTGCCCAAGCTCCGCCGCACCATGGGCTGCGTCTTCCAGGACTTCCGCCTGCTGCGCAACCGCACGGTCGCCCAGAACGTCGCCTTCGCCCTCGAGGTCATCAACAAGCCGCACCGGACGATCAAGCGGGTCGTGCCGGAGGTGCTGGAGATGGTCGGGCTGGAGGGCAAGGCCAATCGGCTGCCCGGTGAGCTCTCCGGTGGTGAGCAGCAGCGCGTCGCGATCGCCCGCGCGTTCGTGAACCGGCCACTGGTGCTCCTGGCCGACGAGCCGACCGGAAACCTGGACCCGGAGACGAGCGAGGGCATCATGCTGCTGCTCGAGCGGATCAACCGGACCGGGACCACGGTGATCATGGCGACGCACGACTACCACATCGTCGACTCCATGCGCCGCCGGGTCATCGAGCTCAACGGGGGAGTCCTCACCCGCGACCAGTCGCGCGGCGTCTACGGCGTGGGCCGCTAG
- a CDS encoding putative bifunctional diguanylate cyclase/phosphodiesterase — MHGRQGRAELPFDGQDGAAARGRDAELVAAVVDALPSPTVVLDPQGVIVLVNSAWVTDGRKHGQAIRPGADYFAEAVSLADDPDGRTLVAELRELIAGERSEMSIDRSMPSPSGTGRLWFHLQGTRVGSAGHVVVTHTDVTARVLAERASSWQARHDHLTELPNRAHLHELINRELHRPDHPAVSVLFLDVDGFKDVNDSLGHEVGDELLRQISARLLGATRAQDTVGRLGGDEFVVLCRDCDTDGATALAERCQAAFAEPFELGGRSLTLGASIGIAGRERRRVRSTELVRDADLAMYAAKAAGRGRVRVFSPDLRVAAETRMQLAAELRDAIAGEQLVLHYQPIVHLSTGACTGVEALVRWQHPARGLLPPSDFVPLAAQHDLMAQLTCWVLRTATGQAAAWDAAGLSLVMNVNISAEHFSAGTLTDDVAAALEASGLPPERLVVELTETSVAEDPTSAAAQLARLRVTGVEVSIDDFGSGFSSISQLVALPAGLLKIDRSLVTCAAGRAGQAAAAIEAVVGLADAFGMRSLAEGVETAEQLAVATALGCTFAQGFHIARPMPAEDIPAWMAARTRGAAPLPLLTDAASLSRGLGSAVGSG; from the coding sequence GTGCACGGAAGACAGGGACGGGCCGAGCTGCCGTTCGACGGGCAGGACGGTGCAGCGGCCCGCGGCCGGGACGCCGAACTGGTCGCCGCCGTCGTCGACGCGCTGCCCTCGCCCACCGTGGTGCTCGATCCGCAGGGCGTGATCGTGCTGGTCAACTCCGCCTGGGTGACCGACGGTCGCAAGCACGGGCAGGCCATCCGGCCGGGCGCCGACTACTTCGCCGAGGCGGTGAGCCTGGCCGACGACCCGGACGGCCGCACGCTCGTCGCCGAGCTGCGCGAGCTGATCGCCGGCGAGCGCTCGGAGATGTCGATCGACCGCTCGATGCCCAGTCCGTCCGGGACCGGGCGCCTCTGGTTCCACCTGCAGGGCACGCGGGTGGGGAGCGCCGGGCACGTCGTGGTGACGCACACCGACGTCACGGCGCGGGTGCTCGCCGAGCGGGCCTCCTCCTGGCAGGCGCGTCACGACCACCTCACCGAGCTGCCCAACCGGGCGCACCTGCACGAGCTGATCAACCGCGAGCTGCACCGTCCGGACCACCCCGCCGTGTCGGTGCTGTTCCTGGACGTGGACGGCTTCAAGGACGTCAACGATTCCCTCGGACACGAGGTCGGTGACGAGCTGCTGCGCCAGATATCGGCCCGCCTGCTCGGGGCCACCCGGGCTCAGGACACCGTCGGCCGGCTGGGCGGCGACGAGTTCGTCGTCCTCTGTCGGGACTGCGACACCGACGGGGCGACGGCGTTGGCGGAGCGCTGCCAGGCCGCCTTCGCGGAGCCGTTCGAGCTCGGCGGCCGCAGCCTCACCCTCGGTGCGAGCATCGGCATCGCCGGCCGGGAGCGGCGCAGGGTCCGGTCGACCGAGCTGGTGCGCGACGCCGACCTGGCGATGTACGCCGCCAAGGCCGCCGGGCGCGGCCGGGTGCGGGTGTTCAGCCCCGACCTGCGGGTCGCGGCCGAGACGAGGATGCAACTGGCCGCCGAGCTGCGCGACGCCATCGCCGGCGAGCAGCTGGTCCTGCACTACCAACCGATCGTGCACCTGTCGACCGGGGCCTGCACCGGGGTCGAGGCGCTGGTTCGCTGGCAGCACCCCGCGCGCGGGCTGCTGCCGCCGTCGGACTTCGTGCCGCTGGCCGCCCAGCACGACCTCATGGCACAGCTGACCTGCTGGGTGCTGCGCACCGCCACCGGCCAGGCCGCCGCCTGGGACGCCGCTGGGCTGTCACTGGTGATGAACGTGAACATCAGCGCCGAGCACTTCTCGGCCGGCACGCTCACCGACGACGTCGCGGCCGCGCTGGAGGCCTCCGGGCTGCCGCCCGAGCGCCTCGTCGTGGAGCTCACCGAGACCAGCGTGGCAGAGGACCCGACCAGCGCGGCGGCGCAGCTGGCCCGCCTGCGGGTGACCGGCGTCGAGGTGTCCATCGACGACTTCGGCTCCGGCTTCTCCTCGATCAGCCAGCTGGTCGCGCTGCCGGCCGGTCTCCTGAAGATCGACCGGAGCCTGGTCACCTGCGCCGCAGGCCGGGCCGGCCAGGCAGCCGCGGCCATCGAGGCCGTCGTCGGACTGGCCGACGCCTTCGGCATGCGCAGCCTCGCGGAAGGGGTCGAGACGGCAGAGCAGCTGGCGGTGGCCACGGCGCTGGGTTGTACCTTCGCCCAGGGCTTCCACATCGCCCGCCCCATGCCGGCCGAGGACATCCCGGCGTGGATGGCGGCGCGCACCCGGGGAGCGGCCCCCCTGCCCCTGCTCACCGATGCGGCGTCGCTGTCCCGCGGCCTCGGCTCCGCGGTGGGGAGCGGCTGA
- a CDS encoding GNAT family N-acetyltransferase, whose product MADLLALPEGLTGRPLTADDVAAVAALLAAAEQVDDTGEYPDADDVADEWTGWGVDPARDGVAVLDAGGTLAGYAIVFASATFRDVFRINLDGRVHPDHRGHGIGAALLDWELARGAEVHAERHPEAPARLVARVLGTQPQLERLVERRGLAAERWYRVMERQLTDLPALDPVPGVELVPFTSDRDEEVRHAHNASFTAHHGSSERDAASWQALFTGQRSFRPDLSVLAVADGAVLGYVLAYVYESDTRARGYREVVLGQIGVLPVARGRGIAAATIFEALRKAAADGCRTSALDVDSDNVTGALRLYERLGFGAVRTSVAWSVARSPMTSR is encoded by the coding sequence GTGGCCGATCTCCTCGCGCTGCCCGAGGGTCTCACCGGGCGCCCGCTCACCGCCGACGACGTCGCTGCCGTCGCCGCCCTGCTCGCTGCCGCCGAGCAGGTCGACGACACCGGCGAGTACCCGGACGCCGATGACGTCGCCGACGAGTGGACCGGGTGGGGCGTCGACCCGGCCCGAGACGGGGTCGCCGTCCTCGACGCCGGCGGCACCCTGGCCGGGTACGCCATCGTCTTCGCCAGCGCCACGTTCCGCGACGTCTTCCGGATCAACCTCGACGGCCGGGTGCACCCGGATCACCGCGGTCACGGCATCGGCGCCGCGCTGCTGGACTGGGAGCTGGCCCGCGGCGCGGAGGTGCACGCCGAACGGCACCCCGAGGCCCCGGCCCGTCTGGTGGCGCGCGTGCTCGGCACCCAGCCGCAGCTCGAGCGGCTGGTCGAGCGCCGGGGGCTGGCGGCCGAGCGCTGGTACCGCGTGATGGAGCGGCAGCTCACCGACCTGCCCGCACTGGATCCGGTCCCGGGTGTGGAGCTGGTGCCGTTCACGTCGGACCGCGACGAGGAGGTCCGGCACGCGCACAACGCGTCGTTCACCGCGCACCACGGGTCGAGCGAGCGCGACGCGGCGTCGTGGCAGGCGCTGTTCACCGGGCAGCGCTCGTTCCGGCCGGACCTGTCGGTGCTGGCCGTGGCCGACGGCGCCGTCCTCGGCTACGTCCTCGCCTACGTCTACGAGTCCGACACGCGGGCGCGCGGTTACCGCGAGGTGGTGCTCGGCCAGATCGGCGTCCTGCCGGTGGCCCGGGGCCGTGGGATCGCGGCGGCGACCATCTTCGAGGCGCTGCGGAAGGCCGCCGCGGACGGGTGCCGCACCTCGGCTCTCGACGTCGACAGCGACAACGTCACCGGGGCGCTGCGGCTCTACGAGCGCCTCGGGTTCGGCGCGGTGCGCACGAGCGTCGCGTGGTCGGTGGCGCGGTCGCCCATGACGAGTCGCTAG
- a CDS encoding amidohydrolase family protein codes for MSVQPPADDADVPRYWRELGLPGLVDVHVHFLPERVQAKVWQYFEAAGTHYGSDWPVTYRLPEEERLAVLDRLGVRAFPTLPYPHKAGMAAWLNEWSHAFAAGRPQVLRSATFFPEPGAADYVAQALDGGTRVFKVHVQVGAFDPRDRLLDDVWAHLEETGTPVVIHCGSGPLAGEHTGPEPMEGLLERYPRLQLVIAHLGMPEYREFLDLAERYERVHLDTTMFATDFTERLMPFDPADRPRLAALQEKVVLGSDFPSIPYPYAHQLQALHRLDLGEDWLRAVLWHNGARLFTIEV; via the coding sequence GTGAGCGTGCAACCGCCGGCCGACGACGCCGACGTCCCGCGGTACTGGCGGGAGCTGGGCCTGCCCGGGCTGGTCGACGTGCACGTGCACTTCCTGCCCGAGCGCGTGCAGGCGAAGGTCTGGCAGTACTTCGAGGCAGCGGGGACCCACTACGGCTCGGACTGGCCGGTCACCTACCGGCTGCCGGAGGAGGAGCGGCTCGCCGTCCTCGACCGGCTCGGCGTCCGCGCGTTCCCGACGCTGCCGTACCCGCACAAGGCCGGGATGGCGGCCTGGCTGAACGAGTGGTCGCACGCGTTCGCGGCCGGCCGCCCGCAGGTGCTGCGCTCGGCCACGTTCTTCCCCGAGCCGGGGGCGGCCGACTACGTCGCCCAGGCACTGGACGGCGGCACGCGGGTGTTCAAGGTGCACGTTCAGGTGGGCGCGTTCGATCCGCGCGACCGCCTGCTCGACGACGTCTGGGCGCACCTGGAGGAGACGGGCACCCCGGTCGTCATCCACTGCGGCTCCGGTCCCCTGGCCGGTGAGCACACCGGGCCGGAGCCGATGGAAGGTCTGCTCGAGCGCTACCCGCGGCTGCAGCTGGTGATCGCCCACCTCGGCATGCCGGAGTACCGGGAGTTCCTGGACCTCGCCGAGCGCTACGAGCGGGTGCACCTGGACACCACGATGTTCGCCACCGACTTCACCGAGCGGCTGATGCCCTTCGACCCGGCCGACCGGCCGCGGCTGGCGGCACTGCAGGAGAAGGTGGTCCTGGGCAGCGACTTCCCGTCGATCCCGTACCCCTACGCCCACCAGTTGCAGGCGCTGCACCGGCTCGACCTCGGCGAGGACTGGCTGCGCGCCGTCCTGTGGCACAACGGGGCCCGGCTGTTCACCATCGAGGTGTGA
- a CDS encoding lipase family alpha/beta hydrolase, translated as MRIRRSRLLAAAAALSVSIGGGVATAAPSTESPTGEFAPLDQHGPRLSVDKDQLDASLECNGSLRELTRDPVLLVPGTTLTPEVNFGWNYMRAFDQLGLRWCAVTLPSDATGDIQVAGEYVVHALRTMSKESRRDVDVVGYSQGGMVPRWALRYWPDTRELVDDVIGLSPSNHGTVVADVACQESCTPANHQQASLSRFMQALNSGAESFPGIDYTVAYTATDEIVVPNTPPNASSALRTGQGRIANIALQEICPTNTADHFAIGSYDPVGYAIVVDALAYDGPAERSRIPLTVCAQLHQPGVDPATFAQDYTAMVTYAGSSEGDAADTPQEPPLAPYVFPRQP; from the coding sequence GTGCGCATCCGTCGATCCCGGCTGCTGGCGGCAGCAGCGGCGCTGTCCGTCTCGATCGGTGGTGGCGTCGCCACCGCGGCTCCGTCCACCGAGTCGCCGACCGGTGAGTTTGCACCGCTGGACCAGCACGGGCCGCGGCTGAGCGTCGACAAGGACCAACTCGACGCGTCCCTGGAGTGCAACGGTTCGCTGCGCGAGCTCACCCGCGACCCGGTCCTGCTCGTGCCGGGCACGACCCTCACGCCGGAGGTCAACTTCGGGTGGAACTACATGCGGGCGTTCGACCAGCTGGGCCTGCGGTGGTGCGCGGTCACCCTGCCCTCCGACGCGACCGGTGACATCCAGGTCGCGGGGGAGTACGTGGTCCATGCGCTGCGCACCATGAGCAAGGAGTCGCGGCGGGACGTCGACGTCGTCGGGTACAGCCAGGGCGGCATGGTGCCCCGCTGGGCGCTCCGGTACTGGCCGGACACCCGCGAGCTGGTCGACGACGTGATCGGGCTCAGCCCGTCCAACCACGGCACGGTCGTCGCCGACGTGGCCTGTCAGGAGAGCTGCACACCCGCCAACCACCAGCAGGCCTCGCTGTCGCGGTTCATGCAGGCGCTGAACAGCGGGGCGGAGTCCTTTCCCGGCATCGACTACACCGTCGCGTACACGGCTACCGACGAAATCGTCGTCCCCAACACGCCGCCGAACGCGAGCTCCGCGCTGCGCACCGGGCAGGGCCGGATCGCGAACATCGCGCTGCAGGAAATCTGCCCGACCAACACCGCCGACCACTTCGCCATCGGCAGCTACGACCCCGTGGGCTACGCCATCGTCGTCGACGCGCTCGCGTACGACGGGCCCGCCGAGCGGAGCCGGATCCCGCTCACCGTCTGCGCGCAGCTGCACCAGCCGGGCGTGGATCCCGCCACCTTCGCGCAGGACTACACCGCGATGGTGACCTACGCAGGGAGCAGCGAGGGCGACGCGGCGGACACCCCGCAGGAGCCGCCGCTCGCCCCGTACGTCTTCCCGCGACAGCCCTGA
- a CDS encoding DUF6343 family protein, translating to MSEPRRPRSREDYARGLPDHHDPTAGVGGAPPARSALTLRLVLAAFGLVVCVGGGFLWLAADVPAWPAVVLFVLGAIALVDIAVILRRKARGEPG from the coding sequence ATGAGCGAACCGCGACGACCCCGTTCCCGGGAGGACTACGCACGCGGCCTCCCCGACCACCACGACCCGACGGCCGGGGTGGGCGGCGCGCCCCCCGCCCGGTCGGCACTCACCCTGCGGCTGGTGCTGGCTGCGTTCGGTCTCGTCGTCTGCGTGGGCGGCGGATTCCTCTGGCTGGCCGCCGACGTGCCCGCCTGGCCGGCCGTCGTCCTGTTCGTCCTGGGCGCGATCGCCCTGGTCGACATCGCCGTCATCCTCCGGCGCAAGGCCCGCGGCGAACCCGGCTGA
- the smpB gene encoding SsrA-binding protein SmpB, which produces MPREQGRKFIAQNKKARHDYSILDTYEVGLVLTGTEVKSLRAGRASLVDGFASIDDGEVWLQHVHIPEYTQGTWTNHAPRRKRKVLMHRSEIDKLLGKTKEGGLTLVPLDLYFKDGKVKATLALAKGKKSYDKRHDLAERDSRREIQKAFGRYVKGRR; this is translated from the coding sequence ATGCCGCGGGAACAGGGGCGGAAGTTCATCGCCCAGAACAAGAAGGCGCGGCACGACTACTCGATCCTCGACACCTACGAGGTGGGTCTCGTGCTCACCGGCACCGAGGTGAAGAGCCTGCGTGCCGGCCGGGCCTCCCTCGTGGACGGCTTCGCCTCCATCGACGACGGCGAGGTGTGGCTGCAGCATGTGCACATCCCCGAGTACACGCAGGGCACCTGGACCAACCACGCCCCGCGCCGCAAGCGGAAGGTGCTCATGCACCGCAGCGAGATCGACAAGCTGCTGGGCAAGACCAAGGAGGGCGGGCTCACCCTCGTCCCGCTCGACCTGTACTTCAAGGACGGCAAGGTCAAGGCCACCCTCGCGCTGGCGAAGGGCAAGAAGTCCTACGACAAGCGGCACGACCTCGCCGAGCGCGACTCGCGCCGGGAGATCCAAAAGGCCTTCGGCCGCTACGTGAAGGGACGCCGGTGA
- the prfB gene encoding peptide chain release factor 2 has protein sequence MAADFSVVLDELDTTLTSIEAVLDVDRMRREVAELELQTGAPDLWDDVEAAQALTSKLSYMQGDLRRVEELRGRLEDVGLLHEMAAEENDEATTAEAERELENLQKVIAELEVRTLLSGEYDSREALVTIRSEAGGVDAADFAEMLMRMYLRWAERHKYPTEVYDVSYAEEAGIKSATFTVKVPYAYGTLSVEQGTHRLVRISPFDNQGRRQTSFAGVEVLPVVEQTDHVEIPENEIRVDVFRSSGPGGQSVNTTDSAVRMTHIPTGIVVSCQNEKSQIQNRAAALRVLQARLLVVRQQEQKAEMDALKGEGSSWGNQMRSYVLHPYQMVKDLRTEHETGNTAAVLDGEIDSFVEAGIRWRRQQEAVPSS, from the coding sequence GTGGCCGCTGACTTCTCCGTCGTCCTGGACGAGCTCGACACGACCCTGACGTCGATCGAGGCCGTCCTCGACGTCGACCGGATGCGTCGGGAGGTGGCCGAGCTCGAGCTGCAGACGGGCGCCCCGGATCTGTGGGACGACGTCGAGGCCGCCCAGGCGCTGACCTCCAAGCTCTCCTACATGCAGGGCGACCTGCGCCGGGTCGAGGAGCTCCGCGGCCGGCTCGAGGACGTCGGGCTGCTGCACGAGATGGCCGCGGAGGAGAACGACGAGGCGACGACCGCCGAGGCCGAGCGAGAGCTGGAGAACCTGCAGAAGGTGATCGCCGAGCTCGAGGTGCGCACCCTGCTCTCCGGCGAGTACGACTCGCGGGAAGCGCTCGTCACCATCCGCTCCGAGGCCGGGGGCGTGGACGCCGCCGACTTCGCCGAGATGCTCATGCGCATGTACCTGCGCTGGGCCGAGCGGCACAAGTACCCGACCGAGGTCTACGACGTCAGCTACGCGGAGGAGGCCGGCATCAAGTCGGCCACGTTCACGGTCAAGGTGCCCTACGCCTACGGCACCCTGTCGGTCGAGCAGGGCACCCACCGGCTGGTCCGCATCTCGCCGTTCGACAACCAGGGCCGCCGGCAGACCTCCTTCGCCGGCGTCGAGGTGCTGCCGGTCGTCGAGCAGACCGACCACGTCGAGATCCCCGAGAACGAGATCCGGGTGGACGTCTTCCGCTCCTCCGGTCCCGGTGGGCAGAGCGTCAACACCACCGACTCCGCCGTCCGGATGACGCACATCCCGACCGGCATCGTGGTGTCCTGCCAGAACGAGAAGAGCCAGATCCAGAACCGGGCGGCCGCGCTGCGGGTGCTGCAGGCCCGGCTGCTCGTCGTCCGGCAGCAGGAGCAGAAGGCCGAGATGGATGCGCTCAAGGGCGAGGGCAGCAGCTGGGGCAACCAGATGCGCTCCTACGTCCTGCACCCGTACCAGATGGTGAAGGACCTGCGCACCGAGCACGAGACCGGCAACACGGCCGCGGTGCTCGACGGCGAGATCGACTCCTTCGTCGAGGCCGGTATCCGGTGGCGCCGTCAGCAGGAGGCCGTGCCCTCCTCCTGA
- a CDS encoding VOC family protein, whose amino-acid sequence MIPGIRLAAPVLGTPDPRGLARFYQRLLGWPIGDDETAWATLRPEDGGPGLSFQREEGHVPPVWPPEPGTQQMQMHLDFQVEDLAAASAVAEAAGARLLNAYTDPHEDVRTYADPAGHPFCLFART is encoded by the coding sequence GTGATACCCGGCATCCGCCTCGCCGCGCCCGTCCTCGGCACCCCCGACCCACGCGGGCTGGCCCGCTTCTACCAGCGGTTGCTGGGCTGGCCGATCGGGGACGACGAGACCGCGTGGGCCACCCTGCGGCCGGAGGACGGCGGTCCCGGCCTCTCCTTCCAGCGGGAGGAGGGCCACGTGCCCCCGGTGTGGCCGCCGGAGCCGGGCACCCAGCAGATGCAGATGCACCTCGACTTCCAGGTCGAGGACCTGGCCGCGGCGTCGGCGGTGGCAGAGGCAGCCGGCGCGCGCTTGCTCAACGCCTACACCGACCCGCACGAGGACGTGCGGACCTACGCCGACCCGGCCGGTCACCCTTTCTGCCTGTTCGCCCGTACCTGA
- the cutA gene encoding divalent-cation tolerance protein CutA has protein sequence MDEEFCEVVVTAADGDWLAGFTRTLVEERLVACGHQVTPIRSVYRWDGAVHDEAEARVALHTRRSLVPAVVARTEELHPYEVPCVIALPLVGGNPDYLAWIAAETRAG, from the coding sequence ATGGACGAGGAGTTCTGCGAGGTCGTCGTGACCGCCGCCGACGGGGACTGGCTGGCCGGGTTCACCCGCACGCTGGTCGAGGAGCGGCTGGTCGCCTGCGGCCACCAGGTGACGCCGATCCGGTCGGTCTACCGGTGGGACGGCGCGGTCCACGACGAGGCCGAGGCGCGGGTGGCCCTGCACACCCGCCGCTCGCTGGTCCCGGCAGTCGTGGCTCGCACCGAGGAGCTCCACCCGTACGAGGTGCCCTGCGTCATCGCGCTTCCGCTGGTCGGCGGCAACCCCGACTACCTGGCCTGGATCGCGGCGGAGACCAGGGCCGGCTGA
- the ftsX gene encoding permease-like cell division protein FtsX — translation MRVNFVLSEVATGLRRNLTMTVAMILTTAISLGLMGTGLLIAGMISDMKEIYYDKVQVSIFLADGVTDEQRQAIQSELEASPEVAGFIYESREEAYERFRQQFSQQPELVENTPPDALPESFRVELVNPERYEVIAAEFPNGENGVDQVRDEGQFLDRLFSLLNGARNATIAVAVVQALAALLLISNTIQLAAFNRRNETNIMRLVGASRWYTQLPFILEAAIAGLIGGLLAAGGLILTKVLFIERTLAGPIKAGIIPPVEWDAIIWNSVIVSGVGVALAGIAAYVTLRLYVRL, via the coding sequence ATGCGCGTCAACTTCGTGCTCTCCGAGGTGGCCACCGGGCTTCGTCGCAACCTGACCATGACGGTCGCGATGATCCTGACGACGGCCATCTCGCTCGGCCTCATGGGCACCGGCCTGCTGATCGCCGGGATGATCTCCGACATGAAGGAGATCTACTACGACAAGGTGCAGGTCTCCATCTTCCTGGCCGACGGCGTCACCGACGAGCAGCGGCAGGCGATCCAGTCGGAGCTGGAGGCCTCACCCGAGGTCGCCGGCTTCATCTACGAGTCGCGCGAGGAGGCCTACGAGCGCTTCCGGCAGCAGTTCAGCCAGCAGCCCGAGCTGGTGGAGAACACGCCGCCGGACGCCCTGCCCGAGAGCTTCCGCGTCGAGCTGGTGAACCCGGAGCGGTACGAGGTCATCGCGGCCGAGTTCCCCAACGGGGAGAACGGCGTCGACCAGGTGCGCGACGAGGGGCAGTTCCTCGACCGGCTGTTCAGCCTGCTCAACGGCGCCCGGAACGCCACGATCGCCGTCGCCGTCGTGCAGGCGCTCGCCGCCCTGCTGCTGATCTCCAACACCATCCAGCTGGCGGCGTTCAACCGGCGCAACGAGACGAACATCATGCGGCTGGTCGGTGCCTCCCGCTGGTACACCCAGCTGCCGTTCATCCTCGAGGCGGCGATCGCCGGTCTCATCGGTGGCCTGCTGGCCGCCGGCGGCCTGATCCTCACCAAGGTGCTGTTCATCGAGCGCACCCTGGCGGGGCCGATCAAGGCCGGGATCATCCCGCCGGTCGAGTGGGACGCGATCATCTGGAACAGCGTGATCGTCTCCGGCGTCGGCGTCGCCCTGGCCGGCATCGCTGCCTACGTGACCCTGCGGTTGTACGTACGGCTCTGA